DNA from Aphis gossypii isolate Hap1 chromosome 3, ASM2018417v2, whole genome shotgun sequence:
attaaaaatacaacactaagttttccataagtttaccttcaagtatctatagagaaaactcgaagcatcattattggaaaaattttaagtgcgtttgaattttaaattttaacgaaatagcgtaacgataacgatttatcctcaaacgattttaaatatttgttattattcaaaaagtataagtcgtagatacttggaaattttaccagttattaagattcgcgttttctttacgtgatttaattttcaaaatattttgagtttttttgagtgatttatagacaactgaaattttcaatttttctgaaaatttttttttgaagtgtcgataaaatttttttggccctatcaaaatacttgaaaattttatacaaagttcctcatatgttattcttatagtgattaaaaaattataagaatacataggcacaatttttttttattagcatttgaagttcaaattttgacgaaaattcgtcaaaattatgaatatttgcaaattatttcgtaggtataattcataaaaatgtttgtataggtagctaagagttgaaaatttaatacaagatttttcataagtttagcttacaataattataaaagaacttaaattttgctgtattcaggccattaaaacataaaccacctttttcaccaaccactggaaattatatcctaggctgacaaatcatcttcgttcagaatcgtttttcgtatacaatgatacctatcattgcattcaaatttaacctaccctagtccgaggtcaaccCTGCctcctaatgtacagcagaacggtacccacttgcccacttttaaaaatttaagtgtacTAACATGACACTGCAAATTTTGACCTTTCCTCTTCAATTTGTTGTTCGagcatatttatgtttttcgaATTAGAATGCATTTCCTTTAATTGTTCATACTGGTGAGTCTTATTTGAAATTTCTGTTTTggcattttctaatttaatttcaagttCTTTAATCTATtccatagaaaatattatataatgtacaaaatatagagataaaaaataaacataaagaaaatgtattctcacgtggttattttttaatgttacaaTCTCCTTAGTTTTTTCAAACTGCTGTTTATGGAGAGCAACAATTTGCATAATTTCCTGTTTCGCATAATCATCTGCATTCTGTTTTGTCACAGTGTTCAATGTTTCCATCTCAATCTTATGTTTGCTCTTAAGCTCTTCGATTAATTTACCACATACAACTTTTTCTTCAtctaaacattaataacacaaattgatataattttattagtttaaatttctaaataatttttgaattttgtacatactaaattttttgttataaatcatCTCCAACTCGTCTAATTCATTTTTGTACTTGAATGACATTTCATTCATTGCAAGTTTATGTTTCCTTTCTATATTAGACaatgaattttcataattcaataattttaacttcaaagtTTTTTCATCATCTATTACTTTTGAAGATGTTAGTGAATCAGTAGTGGTTAACTTAGAAATTATGTCTTTTGCTTCTTTTGATTTGTTAACCTAGATGTTTTACAACATGTatacaacttaaaattttgaaatttaaatatataaatgtagtactttattttgttaccTTTTCTTCAtactctttttttaatttttctaatttatcaatataagtaGCAACTTTAGAATCACACTCCAATTGTAATCGCTGTTCCAAAGACAATACTTTCTTTAGATTGaatcaaatcaatttttaaattagcaatCACCTCTTTTTGACGTTTATGCAatgttaattcattttttaaatcttcaatttcttttatcagcttaaaaaaataaaacaattttattttattattaaataattaaaatatgcatgtaCTAaaccaatgatattataagaatattttatggaaattattaatttatattgataaataatgttaacctaatagaacttaatattttatgtttaagtaaactaataatttaaaaacttacagATTGTTTTTGAATAGAATCTTGATTTACattcatctttttttttataccaattaATGTAATTGCTAACTCttctttttctataaaaattaaaaattaataattgttattttattcaattaacaattaacacATACCTTTCACTACAGTTCCATATTGTTTATCTAGTGTTTCAAATTGAGAAGATAATTCATCGTAacgtttttctaatttttctttttcatttaaactattttctttttctgaACATACTTTAACATAGAGCTGTTTTAATTCAtcaatttctttaatatattcttcCATTcgattacttataaattaaaataacaaatattgatataattattattttaaactaatcttTATACTACTCAGAAACATACTTCAGTTTTTCTATTTCCTCatctttttgttttgaaagATTTTCCAATGATGATTGATGGTAATGCATATATTCCTCaattgaattattgttttgtagcTTATCATTTTCAATCATTTGTTTTGAAACTGTAGACATTTCATCTGTTTGAATCAACTTGCACATGGTATCTTTTAATTGCAATTCTAAAGCATTTCGAAGTGTTTCACAATGACTAGAATAATCACCGATTTGGCTTTTATCACGAGAATATTTctctaattcaaactgaaacataatatttaaacgcaATTatagtcaaattattttgaaaacattacacatcaaatattgtatatcaatTTTCTATcccatat
Protein-coding regions in this window:
- the LOC126551244 gene encoding cytadherence high molecular weight protein 2-like; protein product: MCKLIQTDEMSTVSKQMIENDKLQNNNSIEEYMHYHQSSLENLSKQKDEEIEKLNNRMEEYIKEIDELKQLYVKVCSEKENSLNEKEKLEKRYDELSSQFETLDKQYGTVVKEKEELAITLIGIKKKMNVNQDSIQKQSLIKEIEDLKNELTLHKRQKEVIANLKIDLIQSKESIVFGTAITIGV